The DNA sequence CAATTGCCAGATTCAAAAGAATAAAAAGGAAATGTAATTTTAAGGATCTTCTACATTTCCATTCTAGTAATAAATACTTACTGATGGCTTATAATCAGTTGAAATTAAAGGAATTGGGACGTATTACAGCGAACGGGAAAAAGTATCGTGTCAAAGAGCTGTATGAACAATATGAGAAAATTTTATTAGATATATTAAGTGAAATGCCCACGCATAGGTCTCATATTAATGTACTTCAGCATATTATGGGTTATTTTTCTAAAGAATTATCTAAGGAAGAAAAGGTATTCTTTATGGAATTACTAGAGCAGTATCGTGAAAACATGGTACCGTTAAGTAGTCCGATTGGTGTGCTTAAGTCATGGAATGCAAGGTTTAAAAATGCTTATCTTGCAGCACAAACATTCTTCTCTCCATATCCTGAACAATTAATTGCAATCACAGACTCTGGAAAAGGAAGAAACTTCTCATAAAACTAATCAATTAAGAAATTTATCATGTTATCCTATTCCTATCTAGAAAACATTAAATAACTCATTTATTTCAATGAAAATCAAAACTTTGCAGCCCTCTGTTGTACTTAACGGAGGGCTTTATTTATGTCATGAGCATGATCATTGCATATTATAAATAAGTTTCGTATAGTTCTTGTATATATAATGTATAAAGATTTTAATATCAATTTTTTTATAAGTTTATTACATTAATAAAGCAAACTTTGCACGCATGGCAAATAAATAGGAGGATTGGCAGAATGTTTAAAGGATCATATCAATACAAGACGATATTACGAAAAGATATTGACGACACTTGGGAATTTTTTAGTTCTGCCGAAAACTTAGTCAAGATTACACGTTTTCCAATTGTAAAAGTGCTTTCATCGCCAAAAGTTGTCGAAGGGAATTCCATTCAATTACAACTGCATTTTATTTTGTTTCGACTGAGATGGACGTTAAAGATTAACAAGGTTAAAGAAAATCATCTATTTATTGATGAAGCCTTATCATCGCCATTCCCTTTTACAAAATGGATACATACACATACTTTTATTGAAAAAGAAGGTAGCACCATCATGTTAGATAAGGTTGAATATGAATCATACATACCTTCTTTTATTATTCGAGTAATGATGCATGGGATGTTTAGAAACCGAAAGAAGATGCTGAAGCGGTATTTCTAGAATGATATAAATAAAGTATATGAATGGAGATGGAAGTAATGGTGAAAGGGAAAGCGAACGCAATAGAAACATATGCTAATTGGTTTTCTAAAAAGCGCAGTAAATGGATTGTTCTCTTTTTGTGGATTGGAATTGCACTTCTGTTAAACTTAACTTTACCTCAAGCAAATAGTTTAATAGATGATAGTGCCGGAAATTTAGATAAAACGAAATCATCATCACAGGCAGCTGCAATAATAGATGAGGAGTTTTCAAGTGAGAGCGGTATTCCAGCATTAGTTGTCTGGCACAAGTTAAATGGAATAGAGCAATCTGATTTAAAGTATTTTCAAGAAATTGTTGAACATCTTACTGAAAATCCACTTCCTTATCAAGATATGGTACCTCCATTCCATAACATGCCACGAGAAGTACTGGAACAACAAGTTTCAGAGGACGGTACGACACTTATCCTACCAATTTTCTTTCAAAGTGGGGTAGATGCTGGGAAAATCGAACAAGATCTCCTGATGATGAGTGAACAAATAGAATCTATAATTGGGTTCAATCCCTTTGAAGTCGATGTACAATCGGGTGAGTTAAGTGCAAGGGTTAGCGGTCCCGCTGGAATATTGGTTGATGCTACGCAGCTTTTTTCAGCTGGTGACTTCTCGCTTACGATCATTACGTTTGTTTTAGTATTAACAGTACTGTTACTTATATATCGTTCACCAATTTTGGCCTTTATTCCACTCATTGGAGTTGCTTTTGCATATATGGTGATTAGTCCTATCCTTGGATGGTTAGCTTACCAAGGCTGGATCACTTACGACTCACAAGGAATATCTATTATGACTGTTCTACTATTCGGAGCGGGAACAGACTATTGTTTATTTCTTATCTCGAGGTTCCGATATTATTTAGAGCTCGAATCAAATAAATTAACCGCTCTTAAATTAGCTATAAGTGATAAGGGTGGAGCCATTTTAATGAGTGGCTTAACGACAGTTTTTGCTTTATCTTTATTATTATTAGCCGACTTTGGACCAATCCAAAGGTTCAGTATCCCATTTGTTGTAGCCATCTTCGTTGTTGCGCTATCTAGTGTTACGCTAGTCCCATCACTTCTTGCTGTATTGGGACGTAGGGCCTTTTTTCCTTTCATTCCTCGAACATTTGAAATGGAGAAGGAACGAGCAAAGCAAAAGGGGAAGCGATTTTCTGAAAATAGGAATCGCAAACAGTTTGGAGAGAAGGTTAGAAATTTTGTGATTAATAGGTTTAAAGTAGCAACTATAGTAACAACAATCGTACTAATAGCATTGGCTAGCGCAGTATTCCAAATAGAGTATACGTATGATACGCTATCTTCTTTTCCTGATGATATGCCATCAAAAGAAGGATTTGCTCTCATAGGAGACTCTTTTCATGAGGGACAGCTTGCGCCGGTGAGTGTTATTGTCGACACAAAGGGGCATGCGTTAGACTTAACCCAAACACTGGAAGAGCTTTCATATATAAAAAGGGTTTCCGATCCAGAAGAGGGTCAAAACAATAAGGACATAGTGATGATTAACGTAGAACTGGATATGAATCCTTACTCCAATGAAGCAATGGATGTAATTCCAGAGCTAAAAGAAGTAATGAGCAGCTCCCTTTTGTCTGCTGGAATTCAGGAAAGTAACACTCAGTATTGGATTGGTGGCCAAACAGCTGAGCAATATGAGATCCGAGAAACGTCAAATAGGGACGTGTTTGTATTAGTTCCCCTAATTATTGCCATTATAGCAACTCTCGTTTTTCTATACTTAAAGTCTCTTACAGCTATGTTGTATTTAACGATTACGGTCATCATTAGTTATTTCTCCGCTCTTGGTTTAGGGTGGCTTGTCATTCATTATCTTTTAGGTGCAGATGCGATTCAAGGTTTTATTCCGTTATACGTCTTTATTTTCTTAGGTGCACTCGGGGTCGATTATAATTTATTTTTGAAATCAAGTATATGGAAAAAAGCCCCTCACATGCCTTTAAAACAAGCTATTCAAGAAAGTGCTGCAGAAACCGGTCCTGTTATAAATTCTGCTGGTGTCATATTGGCTGGAACGTTCTCAGTATTAGCCACACTGCCAATTCAAATTTTAGTTCACTTTGGAATTATAACCGCTATTGGTGTACTAATTGATACGTTTATCGTTCGTCCATTCCTCGTTCCAGCGATAACAGCTTGGTTAGGCGAAAAAGCATTCTGGCCTGCGAAAAGAAAAGCTTTAAATTGATTTAACAACCAATAAAATGAATATAATGTAGTATTTTCATGAAGTTAATACAAAAAACGCTGTGTAAAATGTCCATATACTCTGGCTTGTGCAAAGGTGGTTAATTTTTTGGATAGCATTGTTTAGGTAAAATTGAAAAAATACTAGGAAAGTGATAGGGGGAATAGTTCATGGATATGAAATATCCAATTGGAATGTTTCAATTTGATGGTGAGATTACTAACTGCGTAACAAGAGATTGGATAATTGAGATTGAAGAATTACCAAGCTTATTACGAAATGCTGTAAAAGACTTTGACGATGAACAACTTGACACACCTTATCGTCCAGAAGGATGGACTGTTCGGCAAGTAATACATCACTTAGCAGATAGTCATTTGAACGCATACGTTCGCTTTAAATTAGCTCTTACGGAAGAAGAACCAATAATTAAGCCTTATGATGAA is a window from the Evansella cellulosilytica DSM 2522 genome containing:
- a CDS encoding SRPBCC family protein, which gives rise to MFKGSYQYKTILRKDIDDTWEFFSSAENLVKITRFPIVKVLSSPKVVEGNSIQLQLHFILFRLRWTLKINKVKENHLFIDEALSSPFPFTKWIHTHTFIEKEGSTIMLDKVEYESYIPSFIIRVMMHGMFRNRKKMLKRYF
- a CDS encoding MMPL family transporter, yielding MVKGKANAIETYANWFSKKRSKWIVLFLWIGIALLLNLTLPQANSLIDDSAGNLDKTKSSSQAAAIIDEEFSSESGIPALVVWHKLNGIEQSDLKYFQEIVEHLTENPLPYQDMVPPFHNMPREVLEQQVSEDGTTLILPIFFQSGVDAGKIEQDLLMMSEQIESIIGFNPFEVDVQSGELSARVSGPAGILVDATQLFSAGDFSLTIITFVLVLTVLLLIYRSPILAFIPLIGVAFAYMVISPILGWLAYQGWITYDSQGISIMTVLLFGAGTDYCLFLISRFRYYLELESNKLTALKLAISDKGGAILMSGLTTVFALSLLLLADFGPIQRFSIPFVVAIFVVALSSVTLVPSLLAVLGRRAFFPFIPRTFEMEKERAKQKGKRFSENRNRKQFGEKVRNFVINRFKVATIVTTIVLIALASAVFQIEYTYDTLSSFPDDMPSKEGFALIGDSFHEGQLAPVSVIVDTKGHALDLTQTLEELSYIKRVSDPEEGQNNKDIVMINVELDMNPYSNEAMDVIPELKEVMSSSLLSAGIQESNTQYWIGGQTAEQYEIRETSNRDVFVLVPLIIAIIATLVFLYLKSLTAMLYLTITVIISYFSALGLGWLVIHYLLGADAIQGFIPLYVFIFLGALGVDYNLFLKSSIWKKAPHMPLKQAIQESAAETGPVINSAGVILAGTFSVLATLPIQILVHFGIITAIGVLIDTFIVRPFLVPAITAWLGEKAFWPAKRKALN
- a CDS encoding YfiT family bacillithiol transferase, whose product is MDMKYPIGMFQFDGEITNCVTRDWIIEIEELPSLLRNAVKDFDDEQLDTPYRPEGWTVRQVIHHLADSHLNAYVRFKLALTEEEPIIKPYDEAKWAELSDYKIPIDISLSLLEALHKRWTMHLQDLSASDLKKTFIHPDSGVVSVGENIGIYAWHGRHHLAHITSLRKRKGW